ACAACTTTGACACGTTCCCGGAACAAATTAAGATGTTTATTGATGGAAATCGAGGGCAGGACAGCGATGTACTTGATGACCATGATTATACATACGATATACCCGTGAAAAGTACATCCTCCCAGCAGATTCTTGAATTAAAGCTGGAGAGCTCTATAATGCAGATATTACAAAAAGAAATACCAAATATAAGGCAGGTTCCCACCAAGTGTTGCTATTGTAAAATTCCGTATTGCTTCTGTAGTCCTTTGCACGCTTCAGAAATCATAATCCAAAAACCAATTCAACCGGAAAAACCCAGTGTAGTAGCAGAAATATCGTCAGGTGAAAAAATCACTACTCGCAAAATAGAATTGGAACATCAACGTGAGCCTAAATGGGACAGTTATATGAAATACGTCGAACCACAAAAGTGCAAATGCGGTAAAAGAGCTAAAAAACATCTGGAAGAACATTTGCCGGCATACATGAGAAAACTGTCAGCATTTGAAGAGGTGGATTTGCCCAACTATGAACCATGTCCTCTCGATACATTAAAGATTTTAGTAAAACAAGCAAGAGGAAAGAAAACTCCTCCTCCTACTCCTGAGAAGGTGGAGTCTAAGACAAAGAATGTTTGTACGCAATATTCTGATTTAGAATTTGAAGAGCTGTGTACTTGTTTCTCAGATGAAGGAATAGAAAAATTATTCCAGAAGTTAATAGTTGAATCCAGGCTATTCGACAAAGCCGCTGAGCCAAAGTTCAAGATCGTGGATGGCTCTATAGCTGGATCAGATTTAGATAAAGAACCCAGTTCCTTCGCCGAAAACAGAGCATATTCATTACGGAATTTGATTCACCGGTTCTAGAAGAGTTATTTAAGAAGGAGGACTGTATATTTtagatacatttattaatttataaaattgttattgacTGGTGTCCGCGACTTTGTATACATTAACTTTTTCCCGGcattagatttaataaaataaaaccacaAAAAACAATCAACCGTATCTTCCATTATTCATTGTTAACCGCTCAGAATTATTAACTGGAGAAATTTATGACAGACATAAGTTAATAAGTGAAACCAGAGCactgattaaaatatttatatttttataaaactataaatatctTAGAGCTAATAAATTCAGTCCATCACGTAACTGCATTAACTGCCATCTGTTGCAGGAGGTTCATGACGTGGCAGAACCTTTCCTTGACCTCAGTCTGCGAGCGATGCGGCAGCAGCTCACACACTCGTACTAGCACCTTATCTGACCCACCTTCCCCTTTCAAAACCTCTAGCATAGTCTTATCTTCTTCTCTCGTCCAACTCTTCACTTCACTTTTAGCATCTTTAGGCTTTTTGTCTTCTTTTTTCAAActcatttttaattctttaaccCTTTTATCATTCACTTTCTTTTTATCGTTAGTTTTCCCTTTTACTTTTACCTGCTTGATATCCTTTTTTGTGTTATCATTAACGTCTTTAACAGTTTTTGTGGGTGATTTGGTCTGTTTTCTGGATTTTTTGGGGGGAACCTTGCGATTTCTGTTCCTTTTAGTAGATCTTTCTTCTTCAGAGTCTGTGGGAGAGAGAAATGTGTTGGGAGCCAGCCGCCTCCAGTGGACTCGATAAGGTTCTTTGCTGTAGGGATATGTAACGCAGGCGGATCTTAATAACTTGCCGTGTTGAAGAAAGACGCGTCCGTGAAGGTACTGGAACAAGTAATAGTATCATTTAAGCCCTTTTAGACTAGACTTAAaactttaaagattttttttcaagaaGAAGAATTCactaattaaatgtatatgcCATAAAGTCTAAATTAGCTCAGtaatagtatatttcattacgAGTGCGGAAAGCCTGTCATTGCAAAGAGTTCCGACAAACGTCGGAACAAGTTGCAATGATGGTTCCGCACGTGTACTGAacgactatttttaatacagttgcgaaaaaattaagctatttaataaaaacacaatagaCTCAACTaactaatcatttatttcttataaaaggtATAATTCCCATATTCTTTgaaattacagtttttttacTAACTGGGGAAGTTTTAGGTTGCATATTTACCGTTTGagacaaactattattaatttcgtatgattgttgtataatataaaaaacaactgAACTAGCAAAGAACATtttcatgtatatttaatatataatataacaaacaactaAACTAGCAAAGATATTTTTTGGAAAATGGCGCCAACTGTAAAAGAATATGGgcagagattttttttcttcacccaTTCTGGGTAGGCAAAGGGAACTATGCCCATACAGCCAAATCTtcagtataatttttttattgatatgaaatttaatgagatgaaatgaaatgaaacctAACCTTAAACTCATtgaatcaaatcattaaatctgatattaaaacaaattagtagcttcttttttgaaatatttgcatgaattataaaaacctctatgaatttttttagtaaaaacttcgtggttgttttttttctttttaatagacattattTTGACAGTTGGGAAAGAGAACGCACGAGTGCGGAAAAGGTAAAGAAAAAGCACGAGTGTGTAATAGCTCACATCCCGAACGCTATACGTCCCTGCAATACGACACTTTTtgagcaactgtattaaaaaatacatttcgaAGCGCTCAGATAGATAATGTACAAGGAAACGCACAACAATGAACactattaaactaaattatatctCTGAACCTTAtcacatatgtatatatatgacaATACATATGACTATATGTAAATAGTATACATATAGTCAATATCTATTACAATATGACTCTAAACCCTGGTCCCGCGCTCGAAAACCGGCTGTACCCAATGGATTTAAATTTGTGAAATTAATAATCCACGGAATCCACAACATCTAAGTTTACAGtttgaaatatcaaaaaacagatacagaaatctcaatttaataaaaaccttagtTAATTGAGGgtagatatatgtataaatacttACAGCTGAATCAAGACCATCTTTTACATCCAGTTGTCTTTTCTTATCTTCCAGCTCAAACTCCCAAACATCATAGCCCTTATCACATTCCAGGCAGCTTTCATCCATAAGATCTGTACTACCCTCGTAAGCActgaaaatcaatattttatatttctactaACTTGACtggcattattattataaggtaggtttgtaaatattatcaatagtAAATTAGAGATATTCATTATTGATAATGTGATGCCGACTCATCAGCTAAACTTCGCCAAAGACCaccaaatataaaaagaaattgttctcttcttaagaataaataagtaatttaagtttagttaaaatgtgtatggtattatttttatcatctcGGTATTTaccaataaagaaaaaactaatgtGCGAAAAAATACGCGACAGTTCAATCAAGACAGTGAATCgaacttgtagattgtctctCAGTGACAGTTACAATAcatttatctatattttttaataattctttaaaaaaaaacaaaatagaaacGGCCATGcatgaatttataaaataatacctatCAGGCGGGCGTTCATCGGGAAACAGAGACTTAAACACCTGTGCAAGCTTAGGGTTTGACCGGAGATGAGGCAGCACCCGACTCCTCATTTCCTGGCTTGATCCATTGTTAATGCCAGCGGTGATAGCTCGTAGGATTTTACGGTACACTGTAGGTTTTCGTCCTATTGTTTTCTGGAAATATAAgtgttatgaataaaatatttctttgattaatttatttatttaaacttttttccaCATGAAATAACCTACAAGGAATCTAGTTCACCCGCTTTAGTTAATTTGGCTTGGCAGTGCTACATTTGAAAAGTTAGATTGTTGGTGAAATTTTTAGAACTTGAAGTACTCACTTTTTTCTCAAAAGATTCATTTTGAGAAAAAAGTGAGTTAGGTAATggaaatttttacctattttctACACATAAGCCTATTTGCATATTATGTAGGTTTGGTACATTAAAGATTTTTACTTTCAGTTCAATTTAATATCTACACCTATGAGTAAAGGAAGTTTAAAGGAAAACAAGgaagattaatatatatgtattagttAATAAACATCAAAATAAATAGGATATAAGGTTGGAATTGTCTGTCAAGTCAAAGCAGAAATcagtttacaatttttttattaatttaacactAACCCTAATTCATAAAACTTAAGCAGTCTTAATACTTactttattaagtataataatactttaaataaaacttacaatgttatagatttattaagaaatgCACTTAATTGCAATTGGACAGAATTAGGCATAAGTGTGTAAGTTAAAAGTGTTACATAAAACTGATTCAGAAATCCACAATGTCTTACTGAATTTGATAATTACTAGTACTTTAAtcttaataaactttttagcATTACTTAAACATAAGATAAAGCAACATATATATGACAAAATAGTATAACTAAAGtaacttgtctattagaattatagtaattgaatataaataaatttaaggaaagtaatattcttttagattgacaaaaCCAATTTATGAGCAAGGAAAGTTAAGCCTAAAGTTGAATCATATGCATAGCCAGAAAAGTATAATACCTgcaataaaactataaaactgGTCAATTGTGTCAGCACAAAATGGTCCATAAATCTACCAACTTCAGCTGCTTGCCCTGGTTTCAAAAATAGTAGAAATTCTTCAACTATATCTTTGTGTTCATCACCAAAGAGTTCctctatttttctatataaatccACAGGAGTGTCCTTCCCAGGATCaaatgcttttaatatcaTACGAAATTGTGCAAATTTATTCACTGGTAATGATGAACTTGAAAATCGGGATCTGACTTTTGAATAGTATGATCTGACCAATGCTGTAAAGAATCAGAATTGATTGCTTAGAATCATTTCATATACTGATTGTAAAAGGAATGCAAGTTACATTCAAACATAGgttgatattattttgtatacatagcGGCACAAGCTTCCAATAATTaggatataaaataatttgggaACACAAAACCAAA
The Pieris napi chromosome 1, ilPieNapi1.2, whole genome shotgun sequence DNA segment above includes these coding regions:
- the LOC125053033 gene encoding uncharacterized protein LOC125053033, which codes for MLPSMPVLFSRESQDAFGNKLEPTTTFLPQNILTKTPCKQETQIIINGAGTSNESPKESKEPIGKIKNESDKPKVNENQLETALVRSYYSKVRSRFSSSSLPVNKFAQFRMILKAFDPGKDTPVDLYRKIEELFGDEHKDIVEEFLLFLKPGQAAEVGRFMDHFVLTQLTSFIVLLQKTIGRKPTVYRKILRAITAGINNGSSQEMRSRVLPHLRSNPKLAQVFKSLFPDERPPDSAYEGSTDLMDESCLECDKGYDVWEFELEDKKRQLDVKDGLDSAYLHGRVFLQHGKLLRSACVTYPYSKEPYRVHWRRLAPNTFLSPTDSEEERSTKRNRNRKVPPKKSRKQTKSPTKTVKDVNDNTKKDIKQVKVKGKTNDKKKVNDKRVKELKMSLKKEDKKPKDAKSEVKSWTREEDKTMLEVLKGEGGSDKVLVRVCELLPHRSQTEVKERFCHVMNLLQQMAVNAVT